In a single window of the Alphaproteobacteria bacterium LSUCC0684 genome:
- a CDS encoding A/G-specific adenine glycosylase translates to MPVPSAATLEDRSPEAAGRLLDWYDKERRDLPWRAAPGKQADPYEVWLSETMLQQTTVATVKGYFRLFTDRWPDIHALAAAPRDEVMAAWAGLGYYARARNLHKTAGMVSRELGGVFPDTEEGLRTLPGIGPYTAAAIAAIAFGRRAVVVDANIERVVARWQAIATPLPGAKKEIAAVMDHLTPETRAGDFAQAMMDLGAMICTPARKKADLLSRPDCQSCPIAATCLGRDQHPEGYPVKPAKAPRPERYGTAVLVLDGKGHVLVETRADQGMLGGMDMFPGTNWPDGTSSIRDYPLSADNSAGRLIAALGQGRRLNTNVEHVFSHFRVILTIHCLDADPGGLKLAPAQRWVPLAELSDIALPTVMRKVARAGGILKS, encoded by the coding sequence ATGCCAGTACCGAGCGCCGCAACCCTTGAAGATCGAAGCCCTGAAGCGGCGGGCCGTCTTCTTGACTGGTATGACAAGGAAAGGCGTGATCTGCCCTGGCGGGCAGCGCCGGGCAAGCAGGCAGATCCCTATGAGGTCTGGCTTTCCGAGACCATGCTTCAGCAGACGACGGTGGCGACCGTGAAGGGATATTTCCGGCTTTTCACCGATCGCTGGCCTGATATCCACGCTCTTGCCGCCGCCCCGCGGGATGAGGTGATGGCTGCCTGGGCCGGTCTCGGCTATTACGCCCGGGCCCGCAACCTCCACAAGACGGCGGGTATGGTCTCAAGGGAATTAGGCGGTGTCTTTCCGGATACCGAAGAAGGCTTGCGCACACTGCCCGGCATCGGGCCTTATACGGCGGCGGCGATTGCGGCCATTGCCTTTGGCCGCCGCGCGGTCGTGGTGGATGCAAATATCGAGCGGGTGGTGGCACGCTGGCAGGCCATCGCAACGCCGCTGCCCGGGGCAAAGAAGGAAATTGCCGCTGTCATGGACCACCTCACCCCTGAGACGAGAGCAGGTGATTTTGCCCAGGCCATGATGGACCTCGGCGCCATGATCTGCACCCCGGCCCGGAAAAAGGCGGATTTACTGTCGCGCCCGGACTGCCAGTCCTGCCCGATTGCCGCAACCTGCCTCGGGCGGGATCAACATCCCGAAGGATATCCGGTCAAGCCGGCAAAAGCCCCGCGGCCCGAGAGATATGGCACGGCGGTGCTGGTGCTAGATGGCAAAGGCCATGTGCTGGTGGAAACCCGGGCCGATCAAGGCATGCTTGGCGGGATGGACATGTTCCCCGGCACGAACTGGCCCGATGGCACATCATCGATACGGGATTATCCTCTTTCGGCGGACAATTCCGCCGGCCGGCTTATAGCGGCGCTGGGGCAGGGGCGGCGGCTCAACACAAATGTCGAGCATGTGTTCAGCCATTTTCGCGTCATCCTCACGATCCATTGCCTTGACGCGGACCCCGGGGGGCTGAAACTTGCGCCGGCCCAGCGCTGGGTGCCGCTGGCCGAGCTTTCGGATATTGCGCTGCCGACGGTGATGCGCAAGGTCGCCCGGGCAGGCGGAATTCTCAAGTCTTAA
- a CDS encoding DUF721 domain-containing protein, whose protein sequence is MEQGRNNSKRGNRAARLNTITSRLLSPALRSRGITMGRIVTEWKKIAGPCAEWCDPMTIQFPRGQSSKGTLTLAVVPGRGPEIQMQIPEIIRNCNAVFGYAALERITMTQGRFDKGKPATATEPPRRLSPEDASSVAETAPAIAGIRDDGLRKALDNLGKSLTGDAPKDNG, encoded by the coding sequence ATGGAGCAAGGCCGGAACAACTCAAAACGTGGCAACAGAGCCGCCCGGTTGAACACCATCACCTCTCGCCTGCTCAGCCCGGCCCTGCGGTCCCGCGGGATCACCATGGGCCGAATCGTCACGGAATGGAAGAAGATCGCCGGCCCATGCGCGGAATGGTGCGATCCCATGACAATTCAGTTTCCCAGGGGGCAGTCCAGCAAAGGCACGCTCACCTTGGCGGTGGTCCCGGGGCGTGGGCCTGAAATCCAGATGCAGATCCCCGAGATCATCCGCAACTGCAACGCGGTCTTCGGCTATGCCGCGCTTGAGCGAATCACGATGACACAGGGAAGATTTGATAAAGGAAAGCCCGCAACTGCAACAGAACCGCCCCGCAGGCTTTCCCCCGAAGATGCTTCAAGCGTCGCTGAAACCGCCCCTGCCATTGCCGGAATCCGCGACGATGGCCTGCGTAAAGCCCTTGATAACCTTGGCAAGTCGCTCACCGGTGACGCGCCGAAAGACAATGGGTGA
- a CDS encoding thioredoxin domain-containing protein translates to MMKTPTAYRITAKDHRGPDISLSRRQILAMGGAALIFAGTGTGGAHAAIDLEAALAPRIYGNPDAPIHIAEYFSMSCGHCANFHLQTYPKLKAEWIDTGKARFEYRDFPLRGPAIYAHALARSVPAEAYENMIDILLRQQQTWAGADDPVSALARIARIAGIGNDAFVEIIQNRPFLEGIVAIAQKGYETWEINSTPSFVINDQDVIRGDKGYDDFVSALRGFST, encoded by the coding sequence ATGATGAAAACACCTACAGCATATAGAATTACCGCCAAGGACCACCGCGGGCCGGATATCTCCCTTTCCCGCCGCCAGATCCTGGCCATGGGCGGGGCCGCGCTCATCTTTGCCGGTACAGGAACCGGCGGGGCACATGCCGCCATTGACCTTGAGGCGGCGCTGGCACCACGCATCTACGGCAATCCTGATGCGCCGATCCATATTGCCGAATATTTTTCGATGTCCTGCGGTCATTGCGCCAATTTTCATCTCCAGACCTATCCGAAACTGAAAGCCGAATGGATCGATACCGGCAAGGCAAGATTTGAGTATAGAGACTTCCCCTTGCGCGGGCCTGCAATCTACGCCCATGCGCTGGCCCGTTCTGTCCCCGCCGAAGCCTATGAGAACATGATCGATATTCTGCTCCGGCAGCAGCAGACATGGGCCGGCGCCGATGATCCGGTATCCGCCCTTGCCCGGATTGCCCGGATCGCCGGGATCGGCAACGACGCCTTTGTTGAGATTATCCAGAACAGACCCTTCCTCGAAGGCATTGTTGCCATTGCCCAGAAAGGTTATGAAACCTGGGAGATCAATTCCACACCAAGCTTTGTCATCAATGATCAGGACGTGATCCGCGGCGATAAGGGATATGATGATTTCGTATCCGCTCTGCGCGGGTTTTCCACCTAA
- the smc gene encoding chromosome segregation protein SMC, with translation MIFTHLKMTGFKSFAEPEHISIEDGLTGIVGPNGCGKSNIVESLRWLMGESSAKSMRGGELEDVIFDGTASRPSRNFAEVTLTIDNSSRKAPASLNDSDEIEVTRRIDRGKGSQFRINGKIARAKDVQLLFADMATGPRSSGIVSQGKVDALINAKPRDRRSLLEEAANIRGLHQRRHEAELRLNTAETNLDRLEDILIQLDEQKASLIKQARQAARYRSVADRIRKADAHLLLARFTATLGRVDQTETLLREAERLAAQAAEDAAARARLRNDAADALPPLRQTEAEKAAELQRLTLARTELDNEEARALRAMEDVERRQTQITTDISRENQLLADAEEALASLRAEAERITADDQTDAPRLADAAEALKTARSEADEAERALADAAAKNRAVERETENINRRIEELSRRLGQIEENQAEIDIPRLERDAASASEIRRKAEEDAGSIKALLAEAETRTEAARITAATTMDSRSNDTEVLARTRAEAQALKSLLAVGEVSEKTPVSQDVKVDKGFEDALAAALGDGLAAPRGQDRNGYWLEAGTSQDAGCPLGASPLTDHLSAPKALDAALSGIGIARDAAEAEKLQPGLKPGQALTTREGGLWRWDGFVQPVGSETAAAQRLRQEARLRELEDILPGIEAKAETAQQQLDAAIEARKASEAESLRLRDDERRLDQHLLNAVRDDEKAGSALAAARQRIDELENAHREAKHALAEVEKEAQDIRDVAALAEAVARATQTAEEKRQQLADAMGAERSIRNARSMRETRRNEIMRETASWTERQQGAGKQLEELARRQSSAVAEAETLAGMPEEIRRKREDLADLIEKAEDARRKAADLLAEAETRLRLADEAVRGAESAHAQAREETIRCESQRNLHLQEQATLVDRIRERLNASPDALAEIAGLKPDEMIDTTDDAIAVLEQRHERLIRERENVGPVNLRAEDEMKEVEERIAGIETERDDLIAAIAKLRTAINQLNREGRERLLKSFADVNRYFGTLFNTLFNGGTAELSLTEEEDPLEAGLEILASPPGKKLQSLSLLSGGEKALTAIALIFAVFMTNPSPICILDEVDAPLDDSNVARFCDILEQISDKTGTRFIIVTHHRLTMARMDRLYGVTMEQKGVSRVVSVDLQHAEKFDKSA, from the coding sequence TTGATATTCACCCACCTGAAAATGACCGGGTTTAAATCCTTTGCTGAACCAGAGCATATCAGCATTGAGGACGGGCTGACCGGTATTGTCGGCCCGAATGGCTGCGGCAAATCCAACATTGTGGAAAGCCTGCGCTGGCTGATGGGGGAAAGCTCCGCCAAATCCATGCGCGGCGGCGAGCTTGAAGATGTCATTTTCGACGGCACCGCCAGCCGCCCGTCACGAAATTTTGCCGAAGTCACCCTGACCATCGATAATTCCTCGCGCAAAGCGCCGGCCTCGCTGAACGATTCAGATGAGATTGAAGTCACGCGCCGGATTGATCGCGGCAAGGGCTCGCAGTTCCGCATCAATGGCAAGATTGCCCGGGCCAAGGACGTGCAGCTGCTCTTTGCCGATATGGCAACCGGACCACGTTCGAGCGGTATTGTCAGCCAGGGCAAGGTGGACGCGCTGATCAACGCCAAGCCCCGTGACCGGCGAAGCCTGCTTGAAGAAGCCGCCAATATCCGGGGGCTGCATCAGCGCCGCCATGAGGCCGAACTGCGCCTCAATACCGCCGAAACCAATCTCGACCGGCTTGAGGATATTCTCATTCAACTGGACGAGCAGAAAGCATCGCTCATCAAACAGGCACGGCAGGCGGCACGATATCGTTCCGTTGCCGACCGGATCCGCAAGGCCGATGCCCATCTGCTGCTGGCCAGATTTACCGCAACCCTAGGACGCGTCGACCAGACCGAAACGCTGCTTCGTGAAGCCGAACGTCTGGCCGCGCAGGCAGCCGAAGATGCCGCGGCCAGGGCCCGTTTGCGCAATGATGCCGCCGATGCCCTGCCGCCCCTGCGCCAGACCGAAGCCGAGAAAGCCGCCGAATTGCAGCGCCTTACCCTTGCCCGGACCGAACTTGACAATGAAGAAGCCCGCGCGCTCAGGGCAATGGAAGATGTTGAGCGGCGGCAGACCCAGATCACGACCGATATCAGCCGTGAGAACCAGCTTCTTGCCGATGCCGAGGAAGCCCTTGCCTCTCTCCGCGCCGAAGCTGAACGCATCACCGCCGATGATCAAACCGATGCCCCCCGGCTTGCCGACGCCGCCGAAGCCCTGAAAACGGCGCGCAGCGAAGCCGATGAGGCGGAACGTGCCCTTGCCGATGCCGCCGCGAAAAACCGCGCCGTCGAACGTGAGACAGAAAACATCAACCGCAGGATAGAGGAACTTTCCCGCCGTCTTGGCCAGATCGAAGAGAATCAGGCTGAAATTGACATCCCCCGGCTTGAGCGCGACGCCGCTTCCGCATCGGAAATCCGCCGCAAGGCCGAAGAAGATGCAGGTTCGATCAAGGCCCTGCTGGCCGAAGCCGAAACCCGCACCGAGGCGGCGCGCATCACCGCGGCCACCACCATGGACAGCCGCAGCAACGATACAGAAGTGCTGGCCCGGACCAGAGCCGAGGCCCAGGCGCTCAAGTCGCTTCTCGCGGTCGGTGAAGTGTCCGAAAAAACACCCGTATCTCAGGATGTCAAAGTGGATAAGGGCTTTGAGGATGCGCTGGCCGCCGCCCTCGGGGATGGTCTTGCCGCCCCCCGGGGACAGGACCGGAACGGATATTGGCTTGAGGCTGGCACCAGCCAGGATGCCGGTTGCCCTCTCGGGGCATCGCCGCTGACAGATCACCTTTCGGCACCGAAAGCACTTGATGCGGCGCTGTCCGGGATCGGGATCGCCCGTGATGCCGCCGAGGCTGAAAAACTTCAACCCGGGCTGAAACCCGGCCAGGCGCTCACCACACGCGAGGGAGGACTCTGGAGATGGGATGGATTTGTTCAGCCCGTCGGATCGGAAACCGCCGCCGCCCAGCGGCTTCGCCAGGAAGCCAGACTCCGCGAACTCGAAGATATCCTGCCAGGAATCGAGGCGAAGGCCGAGACCGCGCAGCAGCAACTCGACGCCGCCATTGAGGCCCGCAAGGCAAGCGAAGCGGAAAGCCTGCGTCTTCGCGATGACGAACGCCGGCTGGATCAGCACCTGCTGAACGCGGTACGCGACGATGAAAAAGCAGGCTCGGCCCTTGCCGCGGCGCGCCAGCGAATCGACGAACTTGAAAATGCCCATCGTGAAGCCAAGCACGCCCTCGCCGAAGTGGAAAAGGAAGCGCAGGATATCCGCGATGTCGCCGCGCTGGCCGAGGCGGTTGCCCGGGCCACGCAAACGGCCGAAGAAAAACGCCAGCAACTCGCCGATGCCATGGGCGCTGAACGCAGCATCCGCAACGCAAGATCCATGCGCGAGACACGCCGCAATGAAATCATGCGCGAAACCGCCTCCTGGACCGAACGCCAGCAGGGCGCAGGCAAGCAGCTCGAAGAACTTGCCCGGCGTCAATCCAGCGCCGTAGCCGAAGCCGAAACGCTGGCCGGAATGCCCGAAGAGATCCGCCGCAAACGTGAAGATCTGGCCGACCTGATCGAAAAAGCCGAAGACGCGCGGCGCAAGGCGGCGGATCTCCTTGCCGAAGCGGAAACCCGGCTTCGCCTTGCGGATGAAGCCGTGCGCGGGGCGGAATCGGCCCATGCCCAGGCCCGCGAGGAAACCATCCGCTGCGAATCCCAGCGCAATCTTCATCTCCAGGAACAGGCAACACTGGTCGACCGGATCAGGGAAAGGCTCAACGCAAGCCCCGATGCGCTGGCGGAGATCGCCGGGCTCAAGCCCGATGAGATGATCGACACCACCGATGATGCCATCGCCGTGCTCGAACAGCGCCATGAGCGGCTGATCCGGGAGCGCGAGAATGTCGGCCCGGTCAATCTTCGCGCCGAAGACGAGATGAAAGAGGTCGAAGAACGCATCGCCGGCATTGAGACCGAGCGTGATGACCTTATCGCCGCCATTGCCAAACTGCGTACCGCCATCAATCAGCTGAACCGTGAAGGCCGCGAACGTCTCTTGAAAAGCTTTGCTGACGTGAACCGTTATTTCGGCACGCTCTTCAACACCCTTTTTAACGGCGGCACCGCCGAGCTCAGCCTGACCGAAGAAGAAGATCCCCTCGAAGCGGGGCTGGAAATCCTGGCAAGCCCCCCCGGGAAGAAACTGCAGTCGCTCTCGCTGCTTTCCGGTGGCGAGAAAGCGCTGACCGCCATCGCGCTGATTTTTGCGGTCTTCATGACCAACCCTTCACCGATCTGTATTCTGGATGAGGTTGACGCCCCGCTCGATGACAGCAATGTCGCGCGTTTCTGCGATATTCTTGAGCAGATTTCCGACAAAACAGGCACGCGATTCATCATCGTCACCCACCATCGCCTGACCATGGCCCGGATGGATCGTCTTTATGGCGTTACCATGGAACAGAAAGGAGTGAGCAGAGTCGTCTCCGTTGATCTGCAACACGCTGAAAAGTTTGATAAATCTGCCTGA
- a CDS encoding AtpZ/AtpI family protein encodes MLERGGTKISRSSQPDAKEGRSSKRQDEAELNDLRSRLDRAEKARKATTESRRNRAALPAEAMALVGRIATEIVAGVAVGGFLGWMLDTWLGTSPIFMIVLFFLGAGAGMLNIWRMATGHGLKVGYFDQVDPEKDMPVDRMGKNSPETDEDRKSD; translated from the coding sequence GTGCTTGAAAGGGGTGGCACGAAAATTTCCCGGTCCAGTCAGCCAGACGCCAAGGAAGGCCGTTCCAGCAAACGGCAAGATGAGGCAGAGCTTAATGATCTGCGTTCACGCCTTGACCGCGCTGAAAAAGCCAGGAAAGCCACCACCGAGAGCAGACGTAATCGAGCCGCATTGCCAGCCGAAGCCATGGCGCTTGTAGGCCGGATAGCAACGGAGATCGTTGCCGGAGTTGCGGTAGGCGGGTTTCTCGGGTGGATGCTGGACACCTGGCTTGGAACATCGCCGATCTTCATGATCGTCTTGTTCTTCCTCGGTGCCGGGGCTGGCATGCTGAACATCTGGCGTATGGCCACCGGCCATGGGCTTAAAGTTGGGTATTTTGATCAGGTTGACCCGGAAAAGGATATGCCGGTCGATCGCATGGGGAAAAACTCCCCGGAAACGGATGAAGACAGGAAAAGCGACTGA
- a CDS encoding F0F1 ATP synthase subunit A — protein MHSPVEQFTIKALFHLQLFGFDVSFTNSALFMLLAVMVSVAYLTFAMRRREMVPGRLQASAEMLYEFISEMVRSNVGNEGRPYFPFIFTLFVFLLFGNMLGLIPYSYTFTSQIVVTFVLAAVVFVGVTLVALIKHGTHFFSFFIPPGAPKALVPFLIIIEVISYFVRPVSLSVRLFANMLAGHTMLKVFAGLAVMITGAGGVAMAGSVLPFLALIGLTGLEVLVAGLQAYVFTILTCMYLNDALHLH, from the coding sequence ATGCATTCACCGGTTGAACAGTTTACGATCAAGGCTCTTTTTCATCTTCAGCTTTTCGGCTTTGATGTTTCCTTTACCAATTCCGCGCTGTTCATGCTGCTGGCCGTGATGGTGAGCGTTGCTTACCTCACCTTTGCCATGCGCCGCCGGGAAATGGTGCCGGGGCGTCTGCAGGCTTCGGCGGAAATGCTCTATGAATTCATTTCCGAGATGGTGCGCAGCAATGTCGGCAACGAAGGCCGCCCCTATTTCCCCTTCATCTTCACGCTGTTCGTGTTTCTGCTTTTCGGAAACATGCTGGGCCTGATCCCGTATTCCTACACATTCACCAGCCAGATCGTCGTGACCTTTGTTCTGGCGGCGGTGGTTTTCGTCGGGGTGACGCTTGTTGCCCTGATCAAGCATGGCACCCATTTCTTCAGCTTCTTCATTCCGCCGGGCGCGCCGAAAGCGCTGGTCCCGTTCCTCATCATCATTGAGGTGATCTCCTATTTTGTTCGTCCGGTCAGCCTTTCGGTTCGACTTTTCGCCAATATGCTCGCCGGCCACACGATGCTGAAAGTCTTTGCCGGTCTCGCCGTGATGATCACCGGCGCAGGCGGTGTTGCCATGGCCGGTTCCGTTCTGCCATTTCTCGCGCTCATCGGCCTTACCGGGCTTGAAGTGCTTGTCGCCGGGCTGCAAGCCTATGTTTTCACCATTTTGACCTGTATGTATCTGAACGACGCGTTGCACCTGCACTAG
- a CDS encoding F0F1 ATP synthase subunit C, with the protein MEAEAAKLIGAGIAVLPLLGVGIGIGNIFSSLVNSIARNPSARNDVFGIGILGFALTEAIALFALVVALLLLFVF; encoded by the coding sequence ATGGAAGCTGAAGCTGCAAAACTGATTGGTGCTGGTATCGCCGTACTCCCGCTGCTTGGGGTTGGTATCGGTATCGGGAACATCTTCTCCTCGCTGGTGAACTCCATCGCCCGCAACCCGTCGGCTCGTAACGACGTCTTCGGGATCGGCATTCTGGGCTTTGCCCTGACCGAAGCGATCGCGCTGTTCGCTCTTGTTGTTGCACTGCTGCTTCTGTTCGTATTCTAG
- a CDS encoding F0F1 ATP synthase subunit B' encodes MARSAKSGKWLGHLGASLVMAGVSLPARAAGGEESGGLPQLDLTTWPTQIFWLIVTFALAYVLMWRIVTPRIASVLEDRHARLDGDMQRARTAADEAEEMRLSYEKQLADARANASEKTRTTLAEAQAEADKKNAAVARKLATKISKAETRIMEARDTALNELDDIAASSAIDAAAALTGIKITKTDAKKAVKAAAKSMPAMMEQ; translated from the coding sequence ATGGCAAGATCGGCAAAATCCGGCAAATGGCTTGGTCATCTGGGCGCAAGCCTGGTGATGGCAGGAGTTTCCCTGCCTGCCCGGGCGGCTGGCGGCGAGGAAAGCGGCGGCCTGCCGCAGCTTGACCTGACAACCTGGCCGACACAGATTTTCTGGCTCATCGTGACATTTGCGCTTGCCTATGTGCTGATGTGGCGGATCGTTACCCCCCGCATTGCTTCGGTGCTTGAAGACAGACATGCGCGTCTCGATGGTGATATGCAGCGGGCACGCACCGCCGCAGATGAAGCCGAAGAGATGCGTCTTTCCTATGAAAAGCAGCTGGCTGATGCACGCGCCAATGCCAGCGAGAAGACACGGACCACCCTTGCCGAAGCCCAGGCCGAAGCGGATAAAAAGAACGCGGCTGTCGCCCGGAAACTTGCCACCAAAATCAGCAAGGCGGAAACCCGGATCATGGAAGCACGCGATACCGCGCTCAACGAACTGGATGACATTGCTGCCAGCAGTGCCATAGACGCCGCCGCCGCCCTGACCGGGATCAAGATCACCAAGACCGATGCGAAAAAAGCGGTCAAGGCGGCAGCTAAATCCATGCCAGCCATGATGGAGCAGTAA
- a CDS encoding ATP synthase F0 subunit B has protein sequence MDASHAPLINEGVWVAISFVVFVALIWKRAGSAMAEMFDKRASEIRANLEEAQRLREEAQAELKKYQRMNREAAEEAEKITANAMAAAEMIRANAEKAAESAIRRKEEQATAKIKAMEAEVVASLRNRAAELATRAATDLITSKMDEKTSLKLVSSDIDRIKKLG, from the coding sequence ATGGATGCCTCACACGCTCCCTTGATCAATGAAGGTGTATGGGTTGCCATATCCTTTGTGGTTTTCGTGGCCCTGATCTGGAAACGTGCCGGATCAGCCATGGCGGAAATGTTTGACAAGCGCGCAAGCGAAATCCGCGCCAATCTTGAAGAAGCCCAGCGTCTCCGCGAAGAGGCCCAGGCCGAACTCAAGAAATATCAGCGCATGAACAGGGAAGCCGCCGAAGAAGCTGAAAAAATCACGGCCAATGCCATGGCAGCCGCAGAAATGATCCGCGCCAACGCCGAAAAGGCGGCAGAATCGGCGATCAGGCGCAAGGAAGAACAGGCCACGGCCAAGATCAAGGCCATGGAAGCTGAAGTCGTTGCCAGCCTGCGCAACAGGGCGGCTGAACTCGCCACCCGCGCGGCCACCGATCTCATCACCAGCAAGATGGATGAAAAAACATCCCTCAAACTGGTCTCATCCGATATCGACCGTATCAAGAAACTCGGCTGA
- the ispH gene encoding 4-hydroxy-3-methylbut-2-enyl diphosphate reductase encodes MAMTVHHIPSQPVQIRLAAPRGFCAGVDRAVRIVEVALEKFGAPVYVRHEIVHNRHVVDRLAGMGAVFVKDLDEVPEGAPVVFSAHGVAKKVVAEAERRQMIAVDATCPLVTKVHIEAHRHERDGAHILLIGHHGHPEVEGTLGQVPEGTMTLIETPEDAETVTIPDGTFPAFATQTTLSVDDTAEIIGILRRRFPEIRGPRGEDICYATTNRQQAVKAIADGADMVLVVGASNSSNSRRLVEVALRAGAKDAMLIASAMEIDHDRLDGARIIGVSAGASAPEILVEEVIAHLTLRYGASVREVETVREDIIFNLPAALRD; translated from the coding sequence ATGGCCATGACAGTACATCATATCCCGTCCCAGCCCGTCCAGATACGCCTTGCCGCGCCGCGCGGTTTCTGCGCCGGTGTTGACCGCGCCGTCCGGATCGTGGAGGTTGCGCTTGAAAAATTCGGCGCGCCTGTCTATGTCCGGCATGAGATCGTGCATAATCGCCATGTCGTGGATCGCCTTGCCGGGATGGGGGCCGTCTTCGTGAAAGACCTTGATGAAGTGCCCGAAGGTGCACCGGTTGTATTTTCCGCCCATGGCGTTGCCAAAAAGGTGGTGGCCGAAGCCGAACGCCGGCAGATGATCGCTGTTGACGCCACCTGCCCGCTGGTGACCAAGGTACATATCGAAGCCCACCGGCATGAACGTGACGGCGCCCATATCCTGCTGATCGGCCATCACGGCCATCCGGAAGTCGAAGGCACGCTTGGCCAGGTCCCCGAAGGCACCATGACGCTGATCGAGACGCCGGAGGATGCTGAAACAGTTACCATCCCCGATGGCACTTTTCCTGCCTTTGCCACCCAGACGACACTTTCGGTGGATGACACGGCGGAGATTATCGGCATCCTCAGGCGGCGGTTCCCGGAGATCAGGGGGCCGCGTGGCGAGGATATCTGTTACGCGACCACCAATCGCCAGCAGGCGGTCAAAGCCATTGCCGATGGCGCGGATATGGTGCTTGTTGTCGGGGCGTCGAATTCATCGAACTCAAGGCGCCTTGTTGAAGTCGCGCTGCGTGCCGGCGCAAAGGATGCCATGCTCATCGCCTCGGCCATGGAAATCGACCATGACAGACTGGACGGCGCGCGCATCATCGGCGTATCGGCAGGTGCGTCCGCGCCTGAAATCCTCGTCGAAGAGGTGATCGCGCATCTCACGTTGAGATACGGGGCTTCGGTCAGGGAAGTCGAAACCGTCCGTGAAGACATCATCTTCAACCTTCCAGCCGCGCTCCGGGATTGA
- a CDS encoding homoserine kinase: MAVYTRVDENDLTAFLNTYDIGEATSFSGITEGVENSNYRLITTKGAFILTLYEKRVRTEDLPFFIGLMAHMAKAGITCPEPVADRDGQVLKELNGKAAAIVTFLSGTWNASPSAARCRAAGTMLARMHLAGGDFSLERQNALNAGAWQPLLQSAGRDAVNTVRQGLYDEASSRLDAILADWPDDLPRGVLHADLFPDNVLFVGDDVTGVIDFYFACNDMLAYDLAIMLNAWCFEADGSFNITKSRQLIDGYQSIRPLSAGEIASIPVLCRGSAMRFFLTRLYDWIHTPPDAQVRPHDPMAYWKRLNFHQQVKTHQGYGVR, encoded by the coding sequence ATGGCTGTTTACACCCGCGTTGATGAAAACGACCTCACCGCTTTCCTCAACACCTATGATATTGGTGAGGCCACCAGCTTTTCAGGGATCACCGAAGGGGTTGAGAATTCCAACTACCGGCTGATCACCACGAAAGGCGCCTTTATTCTCACCCTTTACGAAAAGCGTGTCAGGACAGAAGATCTGCCGTTTTTCATCGGGCTGATGGCGCATATGGCAAAAGCCGGGATCACCTGCCCGGAGCCGGTGGCCGACCGGGATGGACAGGTGCTCAAAGAGCTCAACGGCAAAGCCGCTGCGATCGTGACCTTTCTGAGTGGCACATGGAATGCCAGCCCTTCCGCCGCGCGATGCCGGGCGGCGGGGACAATGCTTGCCCGGATGCATCTGGCGGGCGGGGATTTCTCCCTTGAGCGTCAGAACGCGCTCAATGCCGGCGCCTGGCAGCCGCTTCTTCAATCCGCCGGCCGTGATGCGGTGAATACCGTGCGGCAGGGGCTGTACGATGAGGCAAGCAGCAGACTCGATGCGATCCTCGCCGACTGGCCTGATGATCTGCCCCGGGGGGTGCTCCATGCCGATCTCTTCCCCGATAACGTGCTTTTTGTCGGCGATGACGTAACCGGGGTGATTGATTTCTATTTTGCCTGCAACGACATGCTCGCCTATGACCTTGCCATCATGCTCAACGCCTGGTGCTTTGAAGCCGATGGCAGTTTCAACATCACCAAATCACGTCAACTGATCGATGGATATCAGTCCATACGGCCGCTCAGCGCCGGCGAGATCGCTTCCATTCCGGTTCTTTGCCGCGGCTCGGCCATGCGGTTTTTCCTGACCCGGCTTTATGACTGGATACACACGCCGCCGGATGCGCAGGTCCGTCCCCATGATCCGATGGCCTACTGGAAGCGGCTTAATTTCCATCAGCAGGTCAAGACACATCAAGGATATGGCGTAAGATAA